GATCAGTCGATCTCGACGCCGAATTTCCGCTTGATGACGGCGAAAACGCGGCTGTCACCCTCGCGAATGACCTCGACGCCACACTGTTGCTCTGTGATGGGTTCAATCAACTCGGCCTGGTCCACGCTTCGCTCGCCGATACCCGGCTCGTCACAACGCCGACGCTGCTCTCAGTACTCGTTCGCACCGAACAGCTGTCAGCTGCCGATGCTCGTGCTATTCTCGACGAGATCAGCGGTGCCCGCAGCTGGGACGCAAACAGCTACGTGCAACGTGCCCGGTCATTGCTCGAGGAGCCCTGACACCGACGCTGTCGCCCATCGGATCTCAGTCACCGCCTAGAACCCGTCTGTACCTGGGCCCCTGTTCGGCGCAGACCATGTGCGGGCCAGTCTTGTCGTCCCACATCTTCAACATACGAGAAATTTCTAAGGTGTCACTTGCTCTCGGAACTTTCATCAGTCGATATACTCACATTCAGATATGTACGATCTCACTGCGTTCCAACGTGACATCTTGTACGTGATTGCTGGCCAGAGCGATCCACATGGGCTCGCGATCAAAGACGAACTTGAGGAGTACTACGAGAACGAGGTCCACCACGGACGACTGTATCCGAATCTCGACGAGGTCGTCGACAAAGGGCTTGTCGAGAAAGGCGAGGCCGACAAACGAACGAACTACTACACGATCACAGCGCGTGGTCAACGCGAACTTGAGGACCGTCGCAAGTGGGAAGACCAGTACGTCGATGAGCTACTCTCGAATTCGGAGTGAGACGGGCTCGGCCGCTGAGCGTGCATACTGAGTCGGATCCCTCGAGTACTCTATCACAACCACAGTCTCTGGATGTCGTGGCAGACAGAAGAGTCAGCTAGTAGTATAAAGAATCGACTAGTTAAATCAGCTTACATCTACGTACGTGTGGAATAACAAATATCACCTCGCCTGAATGGCTGGCCCATGGACGACCTTACAGGATTCCAACGAGACCTGCTGTACGTAATCGCGGGTGCTGACAGGCCATCCGGACAGGATGTCAAAGACGAGATCGAGCAGTACTACAGTTCAGAGATCAACCACGGGCGACTGTATCCCAATCTCGATACGATTGTGAATAAGAACCTTGTCGAGAAAGGACAACTCGACAGGCGAACGAACTATTACGCGATTACAGACGAGGGAGAACAAGCGATTGAGGATCGCCGTGAGTGGGAATCCCAGTACGTCGACTGAATTGAGAGCGGAATCGCCCTTGATCATTCCTTTGTTTCCTTAAACCAGTAATTATAAGATGTAGACTGAGAAGTTATATCAGCCACAACTGAGGGAATCTGTTGGCGTAGTAGTCATGACTACCTCACTCTCAA
This window of the Natrinema sp. HArc-T2 genome carries:
- a CDS encoding PadR family transcriptional regulator — protein: MDDLTGFQRDLLYVIAGADRPSGQDVKDEIEQYYSSEINHGRLYPNLDTIVNKNLVEKGQLDRRTNYYAITDEGEQAIEDRREWESQYVD
- a CDS encoding PadR family transcriptional regulator, which gives rise to MYDLTAFQRDILYVIAGQSDPHGLAIKDELEEYYENEVHHGRLYPNLDEVVDKGLVEKGEADKRTNYYTITARGQRELEDRRKWEDQYVDELLSNSE